CACCCGCTCGTACTCCTCCACCTCGGCCACGGCGGCGCGCAGCACGTCGAGGATCGGCACCGGGTTGCGCCAGCCGCGGCCCGGCGCCTGATCCGACAGGATGATGAGACTCTCGGCGTGCCTGCGCATGCGCGTGGTCAGGTGGTCGAGCTTGAACAGGTCGGCCAGCGTCTCCGGCGCCTCGGTGGCCCGCTCCATGCTGTCGAGCTGCAGGAGCTGGCGGTGCAGCAGCGACTGGTTGCGCCTGGCCAGGTTCACGAAGACCTGGCTGACGCCGTGGCGCAGCCTGGCCTGGTCCACGGCGGCCTCGACGGCGGTGGACTGCACGTCGTTGAAGGCACGCACGATGTCGGCCACCTCGGAGGTGTGCGCCTTGACCTCCAGCGGCGCCACCTCGGCGGCCGACGGCGGCTCGGTGTTGGTGCGCAGCCGCTTGACCAGCCCGGCCAGCCGCACCTCGGCCAGCTCCGTGGCCGCGTCACGCAGCCCGGCCAGCTCGCGAACCAGGCGCTTGCGGAAGCGCAGGGAGAGCAGGATCGAGGCGACGACCGCGATGAGGCCCACACCGCCCGCCACGCCGATCTTGACGAGCATGCCGACGGCGGTCGGCGTCACCCGGCCCACGATGCCCTGGGTGGCCTTGGACTGGGCGTGGTCGACCGCGGTCCACAGGTTCTGGGCGTCGATCGGCCAGGTGGCCGCGCCCGCGGGCAGCCCGTTGATCGTCGCCTGCCCCTTGATGCTGTCCTCGGCCCGCAGGAACTCCTCGTAGACCGGCGAGTCGGCCAGCTTCCTGTACGGCCCGCGCAGGTTGCCGTCGAGGTGCGACAGCGCCTGGGAGAACAGCAGCCGCCTGGTCGCCACCATCCCGGTGAACGACTCGCGCTCACGCGGCTCGACCCGGCCCCTGGCCAGCACGATCGCGATCACCGCGCGCTCCCTGGAGAGCACCTCCTTGGCCTCGCCGAGCATGGTCACCGCGCGGGCCTGCTGGTAGAGGGCCATGTCGGGGACCAGGACCATGGCGTCGTACATGCGGAAGGAGGCGTCCACGATCTGGCTGTAGCCGTCGATGACGTCAAGCGGCGCGACGAGCGTGCCGTCCACTTCCTTGCGTACGTCGGCGAGCTGGTCGAGCTTCACGTTCAGGGCGCCGACCTGCGTGTTCAGCTCCGGCGACAGGTCGTTCAGCTCCTTGATCCGCGAGCGGAAGGTCTTCACGGCCCGGTCGGTGCGCCCGCGCTGCCCGGCCATGGTGTCGGCGCCCTGCCCGGTCACCAGGAACTCCACCGAGGCCAGCCGTTCGTTCTGCAGCTCGATGGTGACGGTCTCGGATGGTCGCGCCAGGTTGGTCGCCAGGTCGTTGATCGACAGCAGGCGCAGGCCGGCGCCGCCGGTCAGGCCCGCCGCGAACGCCCACAGGCCCACCAGCGACAGCAGCGGGACCAGCAGGAGGATGAGGAGTTTCAGCGCGATGGGGCGGCCACGCGTGGGGGACATGCGACCTCCGGGTGCATGATGAGATCGCCTCGCAGAGTACACCCCCCTTTGGAAGGATTTCTGTGCGTCTTCCGCGTTCTTTCTCCGGCTGGACCATCGCGGTCTTCGGCTTCCTCGCCTTCGCGCTCGGCCTGCTCGGGTTGATCTCGCCCGACACCCTGCTGGCCATGCTCGGTTTCGAGGTGCTCGACGTGCGTCCCGCCGGTGACTACACGCTGGTCTATATGGCCGCCAGCTCGATGGCGGCCGTGAACATGGGCGTCTACTACCTGTTCGCCGCCTCGCACGACTACACCCCGTTCTTCCGCTGGACCGTGCCGTTCAGGCTCGTCACGTTCGCGGTCTTCACCACGCTGGTCCTGACGGGAGCGGCGCCCGGCAAGTTCTTCGGCGTGGGGCTCTGGGAGGGGCTGGGAGCGGTGATCACCGGATTCGCGCTCTGGCGCGAGGGCAAGCTGCTGCCCTCACGCCAGAGCGCGAACGCGGCCTAACGGCGCTCGTCACCACCGGCGACGAGACGGTCACCGGAGCGGTCGCTGTGCGCGGGCTCGCTGTGCGCGTGCTCGCGTTCCAGCTTCCGCTCCAGGTCGCGCTTCTCGTCCTCCAGCCGGGCGACCCGGTCGGAGGCCTCGGCCCTGGCACTGCGCAGCCGGCGGCGCTGCTTGGCGGTCCTGCGCGAACCCGAGCCCAGCATCCACAGTCCCAGCAGCAGGACGACCGAGACGGCCGCCCCCGCGAGGAACATCTCGACGTGGTTGGGCTCGAAGGTGTAGCCGAACAGGATGTACCTGGCGCTCTCCTCGGTGAGCACCAGAGCGAAAGCGGCGCCGGCGAGCAGGATCAGGAGAACTCCCAGTACGATCATCCAACTCACCCCTTGTCGTAAGAGGCGGTTCCTCTGCCCCTAGATCGGCGTGGTATGCGCGATGATGGCGTCCATGAGACCTGAACGGGGCGAGGTCCTGCACTTCTCGGAAGACCCCACGATCGAGCGCTTCGTGCCGCATGTGGCGGCGACCAGCAGGGAGAGCGAGCCGTACGTGTGGGCGGTCGGCCACGACCGGTGCCCCGACTACTGGTTCCCCCGTGCCTGCCCGCGCGCGATGGCCTGGCCCGGCCCGCGCACCACCGAGGCGGACCGGGCCAGGATCATCGGCGCGGGCTGCGGCGAGCGGGTGCACGCCATCGAGTACGGCTGGCTGAAGGCGTTGATGGAGGTGCGCCTGTTCGCCTACCGCCTGCCCGCCGGCAGCTTCGCGCCCATCGGCGACCCGCCGCACGCCATGGTGTCCAGGGCGCCGGTGACGCCGCTGGGCCCACCGGAGCCGGTGGGCGACCTGTTCGAGCTGCACGAGGAGGCGGGCATCCAGCTCAGGGTGCTGGACAACCTGTGGCCGTTCTGGAACGAGGTGACGGGCAGCAGCCTGGAGTTCAGCGGGATCCGGCTGCGGAACGCGCGTCGATGAGGTGCTGAAGGATCTCCAGCGGCATCGAGCCGGGCGGCTGCTTCTCGCGGGCGAACCGGTTGGCCTCGCGCCGCAGCGTCTCGTTGACCGGGGTCGCCACCCCGTGCTCGCGGCCCAGCAGGACGATCTCGCCGTTGAGGTAGTCGGCCTCGATCGAGCCGGCGGACCTGGCCAGGCTCTGCCACGACGACCCGCCGCCGCGCTCGACGCCCTCGATGGGGCGCGCGTCGACCTGGTGGCCGCGTGCCCGCGCCTCCTCCTCGGCGGTGGCGTACGCGATGCCGGCGTGCTCCAGCACGGCCCTGGCCTCGGCCCTGGCGCGCTCCGCCACCTCGGCCATGCCGGGCACGTGGCCGACGAGCGCCTCGACGGCGTTGCCCAGGTTGCCCAGGAGCTTGGCGTACTTCCAGCGCATCACGTCGGGCACGGCCCGGCCGACGAGGCCGCGCTTGCTCAGATCGTCGGCGATGCGGGCGGCGAGGCCGTCGTCGTCCACAGTCTGTGGATAGCGGCCGAGGTGCAGCATGCCGGAGTAGGGGTGGCCGTGGGCGGCGATGACACCGGGCTGGGGGAGCTGTGCGGGCAACCACACGCACATGCCGTAGACCCGCTCGAACCGCCGCAGGACCATGCGCTCGTTGGCGACGCCGTTCTGGGCGCACACCACGGGCAGGTCGGCCGGCCAGGGCGCCAGCGCGGCGATCGTGTCCTGGGACTTGGTGGCCAGGATGAGCACGTCGTCATCGCGCGTGGGCACGGGGCCGTCGGCGGCGGGGATGTCCAGGGTCTCTTCGGACTCGGGGGTGATCAGCCGCAGGCCGTCCCGCCGTAGAGCCTCGTAGTGGGCTCCTCTGGCGATGAGAAGAACCTCGTGCCCGCCTTGAGCCAGGCGGGCACCGATGGTTCCCCCGACTGCTCCTGCTCCGATCACTATGTAGCGCATTGTTGAAGAATGTCACTCCCTACTTGGCGAGTGCCACTTGGGCCTGCGCGGCCGTCACGGCGGTGCCGCGTGCGCGCTCGCGCCAGATCGTCCTGAGCACCCGCCAGCCGTCGCGCACCGCGTTCAGGTTGCTGACGCCGTGGATGCGGGAGCGCTCGTGGCTGGGGACCTCGCGGATGATGAGGCCGGCCTGGGCGGCGCGGACGTTCATCAGGGTCTCGATCTCGAAGCCGTCGCAGTCGAGGTCGAGGGCGTCGAGGTGGCGGGCCCAGAAGGCGTTGTAGCCGTAGCACAGGTCGGTGTAGCGGGTGCCGTAGAGGAAGTTGGTCAGGCCGGTGAGGACCTTGTTGCCGAGCGAGCGGATCGGACTGAGGTCGTCCGAGCCGCCACCAGGGGCGTACCTGGAGCCCTTGGCGAAGTCGGCGCCGTTCATGAGCGTGGCGACGAAGGAGCGGATCTCCCGGCCGTCGGTGGACCCGTCGGCGTCGATCATGACGATGATGTCGCCCTGGGCGGCCTGGAAGCCCTCGATGAGGGCGTTGCCCTTGCCGCGCCGGCTCTGCACGACGACCCGGAGGTCTGGGCGCAGCCTTCGCGCGACGGCGATGGTGTCGTCGGTCGAGTTGCCGTCGACGAGGATCACCTCGTCGATCCAGTCGGGCAGCGTCGCGAAGACGTGGGGAAGGTTCTCGGCCTCGTTCATCGCGGGAACGATGACACTGACGCTGGCGGCGAAAGGCTGCTTGTTCATGTCACCAAGGTTCTCCGTGACGCATGCAGCCCGCTTAACAGCTCCTTGCATAGATCGTCGTATGGCGAAATCTCAGGCGATTTGGGCCTCCCCGGCCCTGGAGATGATCTCGTCCACGGTCTCCTCGACGCTCTGCCGGGAGGTGTCGAGCCAGAGGCCGAGGCGCGGTGTCTGCTCCCGAAGCGCCGCGTCTAGCTGGGCGATCGTCCAGCCGCCCGCGTAGCCGGTCTTGGGACGGGCGGCCTCGCGGCGCGCCACCTCGGCCGGGTCGGGGGCCAGGACGATCACGTGCAAGGGACGCGTACGGATGAGCTTCGTGAACAGCTCCAAATCCCCACCGAGAATGACATCTTGAACTATTGGTGTGAATCCGGCGTCAAAATACAGATCCGCTGTTTTAGCTGCGATTCGGTAACGAAGATGAAGCTGGAGCACCGACTCGTCGGTCAATTCCGGTGTCATCTCGGCGCGCCCGCCCACCACCATGCGCCGGAAGGTGTCGCCGCGCACGTGGGCCGAGCGCGGCAGGCGCTCGGCCAGGGCCTGGGCCACGGTGGACTTGCCGGCCGCCGAGACCCCCGTGATCAGGACGGCCCCTCTCACGCGCCGACCAGCTTGCGCACCCGGTCGGCGCCCACCGCCATCAGCAGCGTGGGCAGCCTGGGGCCGGTGTCGGAGCCGACGAGCAGGCGGTAGAGCAGGGTGAAGAACGCCCGCTGCGCCGCCTTCATCTCGGGCGTCGGCTTGGCGTCCACCGGCAGGCCCGCCTGGAGCTTGGGCACGCCGTACACCAGAGCGGTCAGCCCCTCCAGCGTCCAGTCGTCGAGGCCGTCGGCCAGCAGCCGCAGCCCCTCGCGCTCGCCAGGCCCGAGGGAGTCGAGCAGGTCCTGGTCCGGCGACTCCCGCACCCGGGTGCGCTGGTCGGCGGGCAGGTGCAGCTCCACCCAGCGCTCGGCCCTGGCCAGACGGGGACGGGCCGCGTCGAGCGTCTCGACGCCGTCGAGGTCGCGCAGGATGCGCAGGGTCTGCTCGGCGTGCCCCGTCGTGATGTCCACGACCGAGGCCAGCGTGCGGTAGGCGACCGGGTGCGGCGTGCCGGGCAGCGGGCCCGCGGCCGTGCTCACCGCCCGGTTGTAGGCGGCCAGCTCGGCGGGCTGGGCCTGCCCGGCGGCCACCTTGCGGCCCAGGGTGTCCCACTCGTCGTAGAGGCGCTGGATCTCCTGGTCGAAGGCGATCTTGAAGGACTGGGCCGGCTTGCGGCGGGCGTACAACCAGCGCAGCAGCGGCGCCTCCATGATCTCCAGCGCGTCGGACGGGATCGGCACGCCGCCCTTGGAGCTGCTCATCTTGGCCATGCCGGTGATGCCGACGAAGGCGTACATCGGGCCGATCGGCTGTTGCCCGCCGAACACCTCGCCGACGAGCTGGCCGCCCACGATCCACGCCGAGCCTGGCGAGTGGTGGTCGACCCCGGACGGCTCGAAGATCACTCCCTCGTACGCCCAGCGCATCGGCCAGTCGACCTTCCACACCAGCTTGCCCCGGTCGTGCTCGGCCAGCCGCACGGTCTCGCCGAAGCCGCACTCGCAGGTGTAGGCCAGCTCGGTCGTCTCGTCGTCGTAGGCGGTGACGGTGGTCAGGTCGCGCTCGCACAGGTCGCAGTACGGCTTGTACGGGAAGTAGTCCTCGGGCTCCTGCTTCGCCTCGCCGGACTGCTTGAGCCGGTAACGCGCCAGCACGGCGTCGATCCTGGCCCGCTCGCGCACGGCGGTCAGGATCTGCTCCCGGTAGGCCCCCGAGGTGTACTGCTCGGTCTGGCTGATGGCGTGGTACTCCACGCCCAGCTCGGCCAGGGCCGCGACCAGCGGCGCCTTGAAGTGCTCCGCCCAGTTGGCGTGCGTGCTGCCGGGCGGGGCGGGCACCGAGGTCAGTGGCTTGCCGATGTGCTCGGCCCACGACGGGTCGATGCCCGCCGGCACCCTGCGGAAGCGGTCGTAGTCGTCCCAGGAGAGCAGGTGCACGCACTCCAGGCCGCGCCGCCTGATCTCGTCGGCGACCAGGTGCGGCGTCATCACCTCGCGCAGGTTGCCCAGGTGGATCGGGCCCGACGGGCTCAGCCCGGAGGCGCAGACGATCGTCTTGCCCGAGGCGCGACGCTCCGCCTCGGAGATCACGTCGTCCGCGAACCTGGAGACCCAGTCGGTCTCGGCACTGTCAGCCATCGCGCCATTCTTGCGGGTCCGCTCGATTCAAGCCAACGCGTCACCGATCATCCGGCTCCTGCGGCTCGACGCGCGGGTCCGAGAAGACGTCCACGACGTCCGGGGGGATCCGCCCGGCCGCCAGGTCGGCGGCCAGCCGGCGGGCCGCCTCCTCGGTGACGCGCAGCACCCGCAGCCCCGGCGCCAGCGCCACCAGGCCGTAGCCGGCGTCGGCGTCCTCGCCGGACAGGCCCAGCAGGCGCAGGGCGTCGGCGAGGGTGGCCTCCGGTGGCAGCCGCACCTGGATCATGGCCATGTCAGCCGGCCAGGTCAGGCGGCGCGGTTGCGGTTGTGCCTGCCGAGGGCGGCCAGGATGGCGGGCGGGTCGATGACGCCGAAGCCGTAGTCGTGGTCGAAGCCGACCGTGCTGCGGTCGTCGGCGGTGCGGTGCAGCAGCGTGCGCAGCTGCGCGGGCGACAGCTCGGCCGCGGAGCGCTGCGTGCGCACGGCGGCCACCACCCCGGCGGCCACGGGGCAGGCGGTGGAGGTGCCGGTGTCGGCGGCGCCGACGGCCTCGGAGCCGGCGAAGTGCGTGTAGGCGCACAGGTCGGGCTTGCGCTCCGACAGCCGCCCCGGCCCCTGCGAGGAGTAGCCGACCCGCTCGCCCCGCGTGTCGACGCCGCCGACCGACAGCACGCTCGGGTGCGAGTTGGCGCCCGCGATCGACCGGTCGGTGAAGCCGCACCGCCCGTCGGGACACTCGCGCCCGCAGTTGCCCGCCGAGAACAGGATGTCGGCGCCCGCCCCCTCCAGGCTGCCGACGATCACGTTGAACGGGTGCGCCGGGTTGTCGGAGTAGTTGCCGGGATGGCCGGGCGGGAAGTCCATGTCCGGCGAGAACAGGCCCCAGCTGTTGGAGACCACCAGGGACCTGGAGTCGGCCGGCATCGCCTGGAGGACGGTGTTCAGGTGGGAGTAGGCGGCCACCGCGTCCGACAGCAGGCCGTCGGCGGTCGGGCCGGGCTTGCGGCTGAGCAGGACCGGGATGTCGAGCAGGGTCGCCTTGGGCGCGGCGATCAGGGCGTCGAAGGCGCACATGGAGCCGTGGTTGACCGGATACCGGCCCGGCGC
The nucleotide sequence above comes from Nonomuraea gerenzanensis. Encoded proteins:
- a CDS encoding DUF6886 family protein, whose translation is MRPERGEVLHFSEDPTIERFVPHVAATSRESEPYVWAVGHDRCPDYWFPRACPRAMAWPGPRTTEADRARIIGAGCGERVHAIEYGWLKALMEVRLFAYRLPAGSFAPIGDPPHAMVSRAPVTPLGPPEPVGDLFELHEEAGIQLRVLDNLWPFWNEVTGSSLEFSGIRLRNARR
- the lysS gene encoding lysine--tRNA ligase, whose amino-acid sequence is MADSAETDWVSRFADDVISEAERRASGKTIVCASGLSPSGPIHLGNLREVMTPHLVADEIRRRGLECVHLLSWDDYDRFRRVPAGIDPSWAEHIGKPLTSVPAPPGSTHANWAEHFKAPLVAALAELGVEYHAISQTEQYTSGAYREQILTAVRERARIDAVLARYRLKQSGEAKQEPEDYFPYKPYCDLCERDLTTVTAYDDETTELAYTCECGFGETVRLAEHDRGKLVWKVDWPMRWAYEGVIFEPSGVDHHSPGSAWIVGGQLVGEVFGGQQPIGPMYAFVGITGMAKMSSSKGGVPIPSDALEIMEAPLLRWLYARRKPAQSFKIAFDQEIQRLYDEWDTLGRKVAAGQAQPAELAAYNRAVSTAAGPLPGTPHPVAYRTLASVVDITTGHAEQTLRILRDLDGVETLDAARPRLARAERWVELHLPADQRTRVRESPDQDLLDSLGPGEREGLRLLADGLDDWTLEGLTALVYGVPKLQAGLPVDAKPTPEMKAAQRAFFTLLYRLLVGSDTGPRLPTLLMAVGADRVRKLVGA
- a CDS encoding glycosyltransferase family 2 protein — its product is MNKQPFAASVSVIVPAMNEAENLPHVFATLPDWIDEVILVDGNSTDDTIAVARRLRPDLRVVVQSRRGKGNALIEGFQAAQGDIIVMIDADGSTDGREIRSFVATLMNGADFAKGSRYAPGGGSDDLSPIRSLGNKVLTGLTNFLYGTRYTDLCYGYNAFWARHLDALDLDCDGFEIETLMNVRAAQAGLIIREVPSHERSRIHGVSNLNAVRDGWRVLRTIWRERARGTAVTAAQAQVALAK
- a CDS encoding sensor histidine kinase, with translation MSPTRGRPIALKLLILLLVPLLSLVGLWAFAAGLTGGAGLRLLSINDLATNLARPSETVTIELQNERLASVEFLVTGQGADTMAGQRGRTDRAVKTFRSRIKELNDLSPELNTQVGALNVKLDQLADVRKEVDGTLVAPLDVIDGYSQIVDASFRMYDAMVLVPDMALYQQARAVTMLGEAKEVLSRERAVIAIVLARGRVEPRERESFTGMVATRRLLFSQALSHLDGNLRGPYRKLADSPVYEEFLRAEDSIKGQATINGLPAGAATWPIDAQNLWTAVDHAQSKATQGIVGRVTPTAVGMLVKIGVAGGVGLIAVVASILLSLRFRKRLVRELAGLRDAATELAEVRLAGLVKRLRTNTEPPSAAEVAPLEVKAHTSEVADIVRAFNDVQSTAVEAAVDQARLRHGVSQVFVNLARRNQSLLHRQLLQLDSMERATEAPETLADLFKLDHLTTRMRRHAESLIILSDQAPGRGWRNPVPILDVLRAAVAEVEEYERVEVMQPPPVALLGAAVTDVAHLMAELIENATLFSPPQTRVDVRSSATPHGLVVEVEDRGLGLPRTELDELNDRLTDTPEFDLAQSDRLGLFVVSRLAARHGIKVALVPSPYGGLTATVALPADLLADQPALAGK
- a CDS encoding S8 family serine peptidase; this translates as MRVLIQLRPAPHVVASVIDPGVRSAVSDVVAELPGVLLDQGFTPVAVPRPVSATGAPLSLHQRVRFSMAPEDASVLVRGEISDAELTTRTSLLSSAVREVAGVFADPVIHSHPTCGDSGPVGDWEEVRRLLHTYDLWSAGHDGEGVAIAIVDTGINADHVAARIGHDVTIDADRSWSPPGVEKAPGRYPVNHGSMCAFDALIAAPKATLLDIPVLLSRKPGPTADGLLSDAVAAYSHLNTVLQAMPADSRSLVVSNSWGLFSPDMDFPPGHPGNYSDNPAHPFNVIVGSLEGAGADILFSAGNCGRECPDGRCGFTDRSIAGANSHPSVLSVGGVDTRGERVGYSSQGPGRLSERKPDLCAYTHFAGSEAVGAADTGTSTACPVAAGVVAAVRTQRSAAELSPAQLRTLLHRTADDRSTVGFDHDYGFGVIDPPAILAALGRHNRNRAA
- a CDS encoding AAA family ATPase — its product is MRGAVLITGVSAAGKSTVAQALAERLPRSAHVRGDTFRRMVVGGRAEMTPELTDESVLQLHLRYRIAAKTADLYFDAGFTPIVQDVILGGDLELFTKLIRTRPLHVIVLAPDPAEVARREAARPKTGYAGGWTIAQLDAALREQTPRLGLWLDTSRQSVEETVDEIISRAGEAQIA
- a CDS encoding ketopantoate reductase family protein, giving the protein MRYIVIGAGAVGGTIGARLAQGGHEVLLIARGAHYEALRRDGLRLITPESEETLDIPAADGPVPTRDDDVLILATKSQDTIAALAPWPADLPVVCAQNGVANERMVLRRFERVYGMCVWLPAQLPQPGVIAAHGHPYSGMLHLGRYPQTVDDDGLAARIADDLSKRGLVGRAVPDVMRWKYAKLLGNLGNAVEALVGHVPGMAEVAERARAEARAVLEHAGIAYATAEEEARARGHQVDARPIEGVERGGGSSWQSLARSAGSIEADYLNGEIVLLGREHGVATPVNETLRREANRFAREKQPPGSMPLEILQHLIDARSAAGSR